A genomic stretch from Salarias fasciatus chromosome 10, fSalaFa1.1, whole genome shotgun sequence includes:
- the c2cd2l gene encoding phospholipid transfer protein C2CD2L isoform X1, with translation MELQELGWLCLVCLFLASLLIVLGWLFQYSLAVLRVWRARRTAQRGSRPAAWQRQLSLSQPCHSLAAGVWGFLLRLRSGRDGGPASEAGVKGLLTSLFSFKSFREHWQRTWVKALNEQACRDGSSIQITFDSSLQLTAASAIQSVTCTDQSANRMVLHCNCWVDSVTLPVTVTQQSHAAVSMDTYQINISPMSWKVVVCLEEVEDEGLLISWTLPKQPSFSLSVSPCKLQTQATEGELDLDMVKGLIEDTLFSTQPAMVLNLKNFVSSPSVPMDHLSVGLNSVSQSVLVRRLLLRQLSATLSKGQWSRSGELCCVLSLDQPCTERTTRFLSVPTNPNIALEWSEEISLELGPGTKELRIRLLERSGKREQFLPGHASIALDLQSKVPTGQHILTISPGHGLAPNATVTAELLYLEAEEPRSVHNALPLRSSLTPTKKVDVDRTIMPDGTIVTTVTTVQSRLKLDRSPGESPLRSPSKVEVTEKKPTILSDGRGGSSPNPSKCSRLSNGLDPVAETAIRQLTESASKAARKTPTKRSTLIISGVSKVPLSEDNCALSSGYAAAMDAAMHGNHYGAGHHQDPDETTPSDVSERPSVDDVESDTGSTGALETRSLKDHKVGFLQSGTKLLFRRRHREKESCLSQSHEDISNMGNNFSPAANSNRKKSGSFSRRLIKRFSFRSSGKSKSKTAASNGGASSLDN, from the exons ATGGAGCTCCAGGAGTTGGGCTGGCTGTGTCTGGTCTGCCTCTTCCTCGCCTCCTTGCTCATCGTGCTGGGATGGCTGTTCCAGTACTCGCTGGCGGTGCTGCGCGTGTGGAGAGCCAGGAGGACAGCTCAGCGTGGCAGCAGACCGGCAGCCTGGCAGAGGCAGCTCTCCCTCTCGCAGCCCTGCCACAGCCTGGCCGCAGGGGTGTGGGGCTTCCTGCTCCGGCTCCGCTCGGGCAGAGATGGAGGACCTGCGTCTGAGGCCGGGGTCAAAGGCCTGTTGACCTCGCTGTTCTCCTTCAAGTCCTTCAGGGAGCACTGGCAGAGGACCTGGGTGAAGGCTCTGAACGAGCAAGCCTGCAGGGACGGG AGCTCCATCCAGATAACGTTTGACAGCAGTCTCCAGTTGACTGCTGCCTCTGCAATACAGAGCGTGACCTGCACAGACCAGTCGGCCAACCGGATG GTTTTACACTGTAACTGTTGGGTGGACTCAGTTACGCTACCTGTGacagtcacccagcagtcacatgctgccgtttccatggacaCCTATCAGATCAATATATCACCTATGTCGTGGAAG GTGGTGGTGtgcctggaggaggtggaggacgagggTCTCCTCATTTCCTGGACTCTTCCCAAGCAGCCCTCGTTCTCTCTGAGCGTGTCTCCCTGCAAGCTGCAGACACAG GCCACTGAGGGtgagctggacctggacatgGTGAAGGGACTGATAGAGGACACTCTGTTCAGCACTCAGCcagccatggtcctcaacctcAAGAACTTTGTATCCAGCCCTTCG GTCCCTATGGACCATCTCTCAGTGGGACTGAACTCTGTATCCCAGAGTGTCTTGGTGAGACGACTGCTCCTGCGGCAGCTCAGTGCGACCTTAAGTAAAG GCCAGTGGTCCCGGTCAGGGGAGCTGTGCTGCGTCCTGAGTCTGGACCAACCGTGTACGGAGAGGACCACCCGCTTCCTGTCCGTGCCCACTAATCCCAACATTGCACTCGAATGGAGTGAAGAGATTTCTCT GGAGCTGGGCCCGGGGACCAAAGAGCTCAGAATAAGACTGCTGGAGCGGAGCGGCAAGAGGGAAC AATTTCTGCCTGGTCATGCCTCCATTGCCTTGGACCTCCAGAGCAAAGTTCCCACTGGACAGCACATATTAACAATAAGTCCTGGTCATGGCCTGGCGCCGAACGCGACCGTCACTGCTGAG CTGCTGTATCTGGAAGCCGAGGAGCCTCGCAGCGTCCACAATGCTTTGCCGCTGCGTTCCTCGCTGACCCCCACCAAGAAAGTCGACGTGGACCGAACCATCATGCCGGACGGAACCATCGTCACAACAGTCACAACTGTCCAGTCTCGACTTAAACTAGATCGCAGTCCAG GTGAATCTCCTTTGCGGTCTCCGTCCAAGGTGGAGGTGACTGAGAAGAAACCCACCATCCTGTCCGACGGCAGAGGCGGCAGCAGCCCCAACCCCAGCA AGTGCAGTCGCCTTTCTAATGGCCTAGATCCTGTTGCAGAGACCGCCATCCGGCAGCTGACAGAGTCTGCGTCCAAAGCAGCGCGAAAGACACCAACAAAGAGAAGCACACTGATCATCTCGGGAGTCTCCAAG GTTCCGCTGTCAGAGGATAACTGTGCTTTATCAAGCGGCTACGCTGCAGCCATGGATGCAGCCATGCACGGCAACCATTACGGTGCGGGGCATCACCAGGATCCAGATGAAACGACTCCCTCTGACGTGTCCGAGCGCCCGTCTGTGGACGACGTGGAGTCGGACACCGGATCCACTGGTGCCTTGGAAACCCGCAGCCTCAAGGACCATAAAG TGGGCTTTCTTCAGAGTGGGACCAAACTGTTGTTCCgcaggagacacagagagaaggaaTCCTGCCTCAGTCAGTCTCATGAAGATATCTCCAACATGGGAAATAACTTCTCTCCTGCTGCTAACAGCAACCGCAAAAAGTCTGGCAGCTTCTCGCGGCGTCTCATCAAACGCTTCTCTTTTCGCTCATCGGGCAAATCAAAAAGCAAAACTGCTGCGAGCAATGGAGGAGCAAGCTCACTGGATAActga
- the dpagt1 gene encoding UDP-N-acetylglucosamine--dolichyl-phosphate N-acetylglucosaminephosphotransferase, producing MPGNMSPVPVLPLVINCLMSALGCMATLKLIPAFKDHFISARLYGMDLNKTSKKEVPESQGVISGTVFLIILFCFIPVPFLSCFVGDQCTGFPHDEFVQLIGALLAICCMIFLGFADDVLNLRWRHKLLLPTMASLPLLMVYFTNFGNTVIVVPKPFRALLGLHLDLGILYYVYMGMLAVFCTNAINILAGINGIESGQALFISGSIIIFNLLELSGDYRDDHVFSLYFMIPFFFTTLALFYHNWYPSSVFVGDTFCYFAGMTFAVVGILGHFSKTMLLFFIPQVVNFIYSLPQLFHIIPCPRHRLPRLNPESGKLGMSYSKFKMKDLSKLGQLIMKVAELLKLLEVRRGHEGDDEFIECNNMTLINLVLKVFGPIHERNLTVIMLIIQVMGSAVAFGIRYHLVRLFYDV from the exons ATGCCTGGAAACATGTCACCAGTACCCGTCCTGCCGCTGGTGATCAACTGTTTAATGTCCGCCCTGGGCTGCATGGCCACGCTGAAACTCATCCCGgctttcaaagatcattttatttcagcaAGATTGTACGGAATGGACCTAAACAAAACATCCAAGAAGGAAGT TCCAGAGTCTCAAGGAGTCATCAGTGGGACAGTCTTCCTCATCATCCTGTTCTGCTTCATCCCAGTGCCTTTTCTCAGCTGCTTTGTAGGAGATCAGTGCACGGGCTTCCCTCATGATGAG TTTGTGCAGCTGATAGGTGCACTTCTGGCCATCTGCTGCATGATCTTCCTGGGCTTTGCCGATGATGTGTTGAACCTCAGGTGGAGACACAAGCTCCTGCTTCCAACGATGGCTTCCCTCCCGTTGCTCATGGTCTATTTTACCAACTTTGGCAACACAGTCATAGTCGTGCCGAAGCCCTTCAGAGCTCTGCTTGGACTCCACCTGGATCTGG GTATCCTTTACTACGTCTACATGGGAATGCTTGCAGTGTTCTGCACAAATGCCATTAACATTTTGGCCGGCATCAACGGCATCGAGTCGGGTCAGGCTCTGTTTATCTCCGGTTCCATCATCATCTTCAACCTGCTGGAGCTCAGTG GAGATTATCGTGATGACCACGTTTTCTCCCTTTACTTCATGATTCCATTCTTCTTCACCACGCTGGCACTTTTTTATCACAACTG GTATCCTTCGTCCGTGTTTGTCGGGGACACTTTCTGCTACTTTGCCGGCATGACGTTTGCCGTGGTTGGCATTCTGGGACACTTCAGCAAAACCATGTTGCTGTTCTTCATTCCTCAAGTGGTCAACTTTATCTACTCCTTGCCTCAGCTTTTCCACATCATCCCTTGTCCCAGACATCGGCTCCCCAG ACTGAATCCTGAATCTGGCAAACTGGGCATGAGCTActctaaattcaaaatgaaggaCCTCTCTAAATTGGGACAACTCATTATGAAG GTGGCGGAGTTATTGAAGCTGCTCGAGGTGCGGAGAGGCCACGAGGGGGACGATGAATTTATTGAGTGCAACAACATGACTTTAATAAATCTGGTCCTGAAAGTGTTTGGCCCCATCCACGAGAGAAACCTCACAGTCATCATGCTCATCATACAG GTAATGGGCAGCGCAGTGGCTTTTGGGATCCGTTACCATCTGGTGCGTCTCTTCTACGACGTCTAG
- the c2cd2l gene encoding phospholipid transfer protein C2CD2L isoform X2, giving the protein MELQELGWLCLVCLFLASLLIVLGWLFQYSLAVLRVWRARRTAQRGSRPAAWQRQLSLSQPCHSLAAGVWGFLLRLRSGRDGGPASEAGVKGLLTSLFSFKSFREHWQRTWVKALNEQACRDGSSIQITFDSSLQLTAASAIQSVTCTDQSANRMVLHCNCWVDSVTLPVTVTQQSHAAVSMDTYQINISPMSWKVVVCLEEVEDEGLLISWTLPKQPSFSLSVSPCKLQTQATEGELDLDMVKGLIEDTLFSTQPAMVLNLKNFVSSPSVPMDHLSVGLNSVSQSVLVRRLLLRQLSATLSKGQWSRSGELCCVLSLDQPCTERTTRFLSVPTNPNIALEWSEEISLELGPGTKELRIRLLERSGKREQFLPGHASIALDLQSKVPTGQHILTISPGHGLAPNATVTAELLYLEAEEPRSVHNALPLRSSLTPTKKVDVDRTIMPDGTIVTTVTTVQSRLKLDRSPGESPLRSPSKVEVTEKKPTILSDGRGGSSPNPSKTAIRQLTESASKAARKTPTKRSTLIISGVSKVPLSEDNCALSSGYAAAMDAAMHGNHYGAGHHQDPDETTPSDVSERPSVDDVESDTGSTGALETRSLKDHKVGFLQSGTKLLFRRRHREKESCLSQSHEDISNMGNNFSPAANSNRKKSGSFSRRLIKRFSFRSSGKSKSKTAASNGGASSLDN; this is encoded by the exons ATGGAGCTCCAGGAGTTGGGCTGGCTGTGTCTGGTCTGCCTCTTCCTCGCCTCCTTGCTCATCGTGCTGGGATGGCTGTTCCAGTACTCGCTGGCGGTGCTGCGCGTGTGGAGAGCCAGGAGGACAGCTCAGCGTGGCAGCAGACCGGCAGCCTGGCAGAGGCAGCTCTCCCTCTCGCAGCCCTGCCACAGCCTGGCCGCAGGGGTGTGGGGCTTCCTGCTCCGGCTCCGCTCGGGCAGAGATGGAGGACCTGCGTCTGAGGCCGGGGTCAAAGGCCTGTTGACCTCGCTGTTCTCCTTCAAGTCCTTCAGGGAGCACTGGCAGAGGACCTGGGTGAAGGCTCTGAACGAGCAAGCCTGCAGGGACGGG AGCTCCATCCAGATAACGTTTGACAGCAGTCTCCAGTTGACTGCTGCCTCTGCAATACAGAGCGTGACCTGCACAGACCAGTCGGCCAACCGGATG GTTTTACACTGTAACTGTTGGGTGGACTCAGTTACGCTACCTGTGacagtcacccagcagtcacatgctgccgtttccatggacaCCTATCAGATCAATATATCACCTATGTCGTGGAAG GTGGTGGTGtgcctggaggaggtggaggacgagggTCTCCTCATTTCCTGGACTCTTCCCAAGCAGCCCTCGTTCTCTCTGAGCGTGTCTCCCTGCAAGCTGCAGACACAG GCCACTGAGGGtgagctggacctggacatgGTGAAGGGACTGATAGAGGACACTCTGTTCAGCACTCAGCcagccatggtcctcaacctcAAGAACTTTGTATCCAGCCCTTCG GTCCCTATGGACCATCTCTCAGTGGGACTGAACTCTGTATCCCAGAGTGTCTTGGTGAGACGACTGCTCCTGCGGCAGCTCAGTGCGACCTTAAGTAAAG GCCAGTGGTCCCGGTCAGGGGAGCTGTGCTGCGTCCTGAGTCTGGACCAACCGTGTACGGAGAGGACCACCCGCTTCCTGTCCGTGCCCACTAATCCCAACATTGCACTCGAATGGAGTGAAGAGATTTCTCT GGAGCTGGGCCCGGGGACCAAAGAGCTCAGAATAAGACTGCTGGAGCGGAGCGGCAAGAGGGAAC AATTTCTGCCTGGTCATGCCTCCATTGCCTTGGACCTCCAGAGCAAAGTTCCCACTGGACAGCACATATTAACAATAAGTCCTGGTCATGGCCTGGCGCCGAACGCGACCGTCACTGCTGAG CTGCTGTATCTGGAAGCCGAGGAGCCTCGCAGCGTCCACAATGCTTTGCCGCTGCGTTCCTCGCTGACCCCCACCAAGAAAGTCGACGTGGACCGAACCATCATGCCGGACGGAACCATCGTCACAACAGTCACAACTGTCCAGTCTCGACTTAAACTAGATCGCAGTCCAG GTGAATCTCCTTTGCGGTCTCCGTCCAAGGTGGAGGTGACTGAGAAGAAACCCACCATCCTGTCCGACGGCAGAGGCGGCAGCAGCCCCAACCCCAGCA AGACCGCCATCCGGCAGCTGACAGAGTCTGCGTCCAAAGCAGCGCGAAAGACACCAACAAAGAGAAGCACACTGATCATCTCGGGAGTCTCCAAG GTTCCGCTGTCAGAGGATAACTGTGCTTTATCAAGCGGCTACGCTGCAGCCATGGATGCAGCCATGCACGGCAACCATTACGGTGCGGGGCATCACCAGGATCCAGATGAAACGACTCCCTCTGACGTGTCCGAGCGCCCGTCTGTGGACGACGTGGAGTCGGACACCGGATCCACTGGTGCCTTGGAAACCCGCAGCCTCAAGGACCATAAAG TGGGCTTTCTTCAGAGTGGGACCAAACTGTTGTTCCgcaggagacacagagagaaggaaTCCTGCCTCAGTCAGTCTCATGAAGATATCTCCAACATGGGAAATAACTTCTCTCCTGCTGCTAACAGCAACCGCAAAAAGTCTGGCAGCTTCTCGCGGCGTCTCATCAAACGCTTCTCTTTTCGCTCATCGGGCAAATCAAAAAGCAAAACTGCTGCGAGCAATGGAGGAGCAAGCTCACTGGATAActga
- the h2ax gene encoding histone H2AX produces MSGRGKTSVKARAKAKTRSSRAGLQFPVGRVHRLLRKGNYAERVGAGAPVYLAAVLEYLTAEILELAGNAARDNKKTRIIPRHLQLAVRNDEELNKLLGGVTIAQGGVLPNIQAVLLPKKTGQSAPSSGKGGKKASSQSQEY; encoded by the coding sequence ATGTCTGGAAGAGGAAAGACTAGCGTGAAGGCCCGCGCCAAGGCGAAGACCCGCAGCTCCCGCGCCGGGCTGCAGTTCCCCGTGGGCCGTGTTCACCGTCTCCTCCGCAAAGGTAACTACGCCGAGAGAGTGGGCGCCGGGGCCCCCGTCTACCTGGCCGCTGTCCTCGAATACCTCACCGCTGAGATCCTGGAGCTGGCGGGCAACGCCGCCAGGGACAACAAGAAGACCCGCATCATCCCCCGCCACCTCCAGCTGGCCGTGCGCAACGACGAGGAGCTCAACAAGCTTCTTGGCGGAGTGACCATCGCGCAGGGTGGAGTCCTCCCCAACATCCAGGCTGTCCTGCTGCCCAAGAAGACCGGCCAGTCCGCACCGAGCTCCGGCAAGGGGGGGAAGAAGGCCTCCTCTCAGTCTCAAGAGTATTAG